A region from the Thermodesulfobacteriota bacterium genome encodes:
- a CDS encoding PilZ domain-containing protein has product MTEKREDYILVGSDRRKNLRVQLLVLRIKGEAGVEGDKNVFFGYAKNLSRSGMFISTVNPRRTNDEFDITFKLPDGGGEAKCRCRVMWTRDYNPKTRLEGGMGIHFIDLDGKVADRINDWAEKEEEERKRRKVAVEKAEEKEEEEGGK; this is encoded by the coding sequence ATGACCGAGAAGCGGGAAGACTACATACTGGTCGGCTCCGACAGGAGGAAGAACCTGAGGGTCCAGCTCCTGGTCCTCCGGATCAAGGGAGAGGCGGGGGTAGAGGGCGACAAGAACGTCTTCTTCGGGTACGCCAAGAACCTGAGCAGGAGCGGCATGTTCATCTCCACCGTGAACCCCCGCCGGACGAACGACGAGTTCGATATTACCTTCAAGCTCCCGGACGGAGGGGGCGAGGCCAAATGCCGGTGCAGGGTGATGTGGACGAGAGACTATAACCCGAAGACCCGGCTCGAAGGCGGGATGGGCATACACTTCATTGACCTGGACGGGAAGGTCGCGGACAGGATAAACGACTGGGCCGAAAAAGAGGAAGAGGAGAGGAAGAGGAGAAAAGTAGCGGTGGAGAAAGCGGAGGAGAAGGAAGAGGAAGAGGGGGGAAAGTAA
- the cysS gene encoding cysteine--tRNA ligase: MAIKLYNTLTGKKEVFEPLNEGEVRMYVCGPTVYDLSHIGHARSAVAFDAIYRYLQYRGYKVTYTRNYTDVDDKIIKRAADEGVESMEIAERYIKSFDRDMEGLGVALPTRRPRATETIPKMLELIETLMKKGFAYAVDGDVYYSVRKFEGYGKLSGKNIEDLESGARVEVDERKEDPLDFALWKASKPGEPTWDSPWGPGRPGWHIECSAMCLNILGETFDIHGGGKDLIFPHHENEIAQSEAATGKRFARYWLHNGFVNIEKEKMSKSIGNILNIHEVLKNYTSDAMRLFLLSSHYRSPIDYTADTLPEAEAKAERFYRTLERMEKDWAEFFEKKPDPAKKEERLKPIVEAMDDDFNTAAVIGKIFEEVGEANRLMDAGDGEKLAEELPLMTAVFKETGSFLGTFIKTPGEYFGEIKGRAGVDPAEIEKLIAERNAARASKNFKRADEIRDELKAKGVILEDTSKGTEWKGA, translated from the coding sequence ATGGCGATAAAACTATATAACACCCTTACGGGGAAGAAGGAGGTGTTCGAGCCTCTCAACGAGGGAGAGGTGAGGATGTACGTCTGCGGCCCGACGGTATACGACCTGAGCCACATAGGCCATGCCCGGAGTGCCGTGGCCTTTGACGCCATATATCGGTACCTACAATACAGGGGCTACAAGGTAACCTATACCCGGAACTATACGGACGTGGACGATAAGATTATAAAGCGCGCCGCGGACGAGGGTGTGGAGTCCATGGAGATAGCCGAGCGTTACATAAAGAGCTTCGACCGTGACATGGAGGGGCTCGGGGTGGCGCTCCCGACGAGGAGGCCCAGGGCCACTGAGACCATACCGAAGATGCTGGAGTTGATAGAGACCCTCATGAAAAAGGGTTTTGCCTACGCCGTGGACGGGGACGTCTACTACTCGGTACGCAAGTTCGAGGGGTACGGCAAGCTCTCGGGCAAGAACATAGAAGATCTCGAATCGGGCGCGAGGGTTGAGGTGGACGAGCGGAAGGAGGACCCGCTCGACTTCGCGCTCTGGAAGGCGAGCAAGCCCGGAGAGCCGACGTGGGACAGTCCGTGGGGACCGGGCCGCCCCGGCTGGCACATAGAGTGCTCGGCCATGTGCCTGAACATACTCGGCGAGACGTTCGACATACACGGCGGCGGCAAGGACCTGATCTTCCCGCACCACGAAAACGAGATAGCCCAGAGCGAGGCGGCAACGGGTAAGAGGTTCGCGCGCTACTGGCTCCATAACGGCTTCGTCAATATAGAAAAAGAGAAGATGAGCAAGTCTATCGGGAACATCCTGAACATCCATGAGGTGCTTAAGAACTATACCTCCGACGCCATGAGGCTTTTTTTATTATCGAGCCACTACCGCTCGCCCATAGACTATACGGCCGATACGCTACCCGAAGCCGAGGCAAAGGCCGAGAGGTTTTACCGTACCCTTGAGAGGATGGAGAAGGACTGGGCGGAGTTTTTCGAAAAAAAGCCCGACCCGGCAAAGAAAGAAGAGAGGCTAAAACCCATAGTCGAGGCGATGGACGACGACTTCAATACGGCCGCCGTCATAGGGAAGATATTCGAGGAGGTCGGTGAGGCCAACCGTCTTATGGACGCCGGGGACGGGGAGAAACTCGCCGAAGAGTTGCCGCTCATGACGGCCGTCTTTAAAGAGACGGGCTCTTTCCTCGGCACGTTTATAAAAACCCCCGGCGAGTACTTCGGCGAGATAAAGGGGAGGGCGGGGGTTGACCCCGCCGAGATAGAGAAACTCATAGCCGAGCGCAACGCGGCCCGTGCGAGCAAGAATTTCAAACGCGCCGACGAGATACGGGACGAACTCAAGGCGAAGGGCGTTATCCTCGAAGACACCTCTAAGGGGACGGAGTGGAAGGGCGCGTGA